The region GGCGGGCGAGGCGTGTGGTGACGTGGTCAGGCCGTTCGAACGTCCTGAGGTGCTGTTCGGCGGGTTCGTCCCGTCGGCCGTCGACCGCGTCGGCAGGTGGGGCGACGGGTTCCTCGGCGCAGGCCCGTTGGAGTACGCCGAACGCACGTTCCGGCTGGCCGAGGCGTCCTGGCGGGAGCACGGCCGCCCCGGACGCCCGCGTCTGGTCGGCCAGGTCAACGCCGCCATCGGCCCGGACCAGGTCGTCGAACAGGCCAGGACGGCCATCACCACGTACTACGGCCAGAGCTACTTCGCCGACCCGACGGCGAGCACCCCGGCCGGAATCCGCGCCGCGATCAGCAGCTCGGCGACCTCGGCGCCCAGGCGGTGGTCCTGCACTGCTGGCCCGCCGACGTCGGCCAGGTCGACCGGCTGGCCGACCTCATCGCCTGAGCGGAAGGCGCGGGCCCCGGGGAACGCATCCCCGGGGCCCGCGCGGTCCGCGACTCAGATCGTCCAGGTGTCCCGGCCGGTGAGCAGCCCCTGGAGGTTGGGCGGGTTGCTGTGCGCGGCTTCGGCGAGCTGCGCCCGCGCCAGATCGTCGTAGGTCGCGCGCTGGACCGAGCGGAAAACGCCGGTGACGGTCGGGTCGAGGTCCTGGGCGCCCAGGCGCGACAGCGCGAACGCCTGCGACGGGTCCTCCCGCTCGGCGTCGTGCACCACCACGTCGGACTCGTCCACTTCCGAGAACTTGGCGACCCGGAAGTCGCCGCCGCCGTCGCGGACCACCGCCAGCCGCTCGTCCTGCGGCCCGAAGACGATCGGCTCGCCGTGCTTGAGCGGGATGATCCGGCGCTGCTTCTCGTCGTTGTCCTTGAGGACGTCGAACGCGCCGTCGTTGAAGATCGGGCAGTTCTGGTAGATCTCCACCAGCGCGCTGCCCCGGTGCTCGGCCGCCGCGCGCAGCGTCTCGGTCACGTGCGCTCGGTCGGAGTCGACCGTGCGGGCCACGAAGCTCGCCTCCGCACCCAGCGCCAGCGAGACCGGGTTGAACGGGTGGTCCAGCGAGCCCGCCGGGGTCGACTTGGTGACCTTGCCGACCTCGCTGGTGGGCGAGTACTGGCCCTTGGTCAGCCCGTAGATCCGGTTGTTGAACAGCAGGATCTTGAGGTTGACGTTGCGCCGCAGCGCGTGGATCAGGTGGTTGCCGCCGATGGAGAGCGCGTCGCCGTCACCGGTGACCACCCACACCGACAGGTCCGGCCGCGCGGTCGCGAGCCCGGTGGCGATCGCGGGCGCCCGGCCGTGGATGGAGTGCATCCCGTAGGTGTTCATGTAGTACGGGAACCGGCTGGAGCAGCCGATGCCCGAGACGAACACGATGTTCTCGCGCTTGAGGCCCAGCGTCGGCATGAAGCTCTGCACCGCGTTGAGGACGATGTAGTCGCCGCAACCGGGGCACCACCGGACCTCCTGGTCCGACTTGTAGTCCTTGGCCGACTGCTTCTCCTCGGAGACCGGCACCCCGGCCAGGCCCCCGAGGGCGGGAAAGCCCAGGTCCGTCGTGGTCAAGCGGACACCCCCTGAACGACGTCGGTGAGCACGTTCTGCAGCTCCTCGGCTCGGAACGGAAGCCCCGCGACCTTGGTGTGGCTGATGACGTCCACCAGGTACCGGGAGCGCAGCAGCATGGCGAGCTGCCCGAGGTTCATCTCCGGCACGATGACCCGGTCGTACCGGCGCAGCACCTCTCCGAGGTTACCCGGCATCGGGTTGAGGTGGCGCAGGTGCGCCTGGGCGATCGGCATCCCCGCCCCGCGCACCCGGCGGCACGCGGCACCGATCGGGCCGTAGGACGAGCCCCAGCCCAGCGCGAGCACGCGTGCCTCGCCGGAGGGGTCGTCGACCTCGAGGTCCGGCACCTCCACGCCGTCCACCTTGGCCTGCCGCAGCCGGACCATCTTGTCGTGGTTGTCCGGGTCGTAGGAGATGTGGCCGGGGCCGTCGGCCTTCTCCAGGCCGCCGATGCGGTGCTCGGCGCCCGGCGTGCCGGGCACGGCCCAGTCCCGCGCCAGCGTCTCGGGATCGCGGACGTACGGCCAGAACTCCTGGCCGTCCGGGGAGTTCGGGCCGGTCGCGAAGCGCACCGACAGGTCCGGCAGCTCGGCGACCTCGGGCACCAGCCACGGCTCGGAGCCGTTGGCGATGGCGCCGTCGGACAGCAGCAGCACCGGGGTGCGGTAGGTCAGCGCGATGCGGGCCGCGTCGAGCGCGGCGTCGAAGCAGTCCGCGGGCGAGCGCGGCGCGATGACCGGCACCGGCGACTCGCCGTTGCGGCCGTAGAGCGCCTGCAGCAGGTCGGCCTGCTCGGTCTTGGTCGGCAGGCCCGTCGAGGGGCCACCGCGCTGGATGTCGCAGATCAGCAGCGGCAGCTCCATCGTCACCGCCAGGCCGATCGTCTCCGACTTCAGCGCCAGGCCCGGACCGGAGGTGGTGGTCACGCCCAGGGCGCCGCCGAACGAGGCGCCCAGCGCGGCGCCGACGCCGGCGATCTCGTCCTCGGCCTGGAACGTGGTCACGCCGAAGTTCTTGTGCTTGGCCATCTCGTGCAGCACGTCGGAGGCCGGCGTGATCGGGTAGCTGCCCAGGAACACCGGCAGCCCGCTGCGCTGCCCGGCGGCCACCAGGCCGTAGGCCAGCGCGGTGTTGCCGGTGATCTGGCGGTAGGTGCCCTTGGGCAGGGTCGCGGGCGCGACCTCGTAGGTCACCGCGAAGGCCTCGGTCGTCTCGCCGTAGTTCCAGCCCGCGCGGAAGGCCAGCACGTTGGCCTCGGCGATCTGGGGCTTCTTGGCGAACTTCTCCCGCAGGTAGCGCTCGGTGCCCTCGGTCGGCCGGTGGTACATCCACGACAGCAGCCCCAGGGCGAACATGTTCTTCGCCCGTTCGGCGTCCTTGCGCGAGAGCCCGGTCGGCTCGACCGCGCCCCGGGTCAGCTCGGCCATCGGCACCTTGTGCACGGTGTAGGGCGAGAGCGCCTCGGTCTCCAGCGGGTCGGTCTCGTAGCCGACCTTGGTGAGGTTGCGCTTGTTGAACTCGTCGGTGTTGACGATCAGGATCCCGCCGTGCGGCAGGTCGCCGATGTTGGCTTTCAGCGCCGCCGGGTTCATCGCGACCAGCACGTCAGGGCGGTCGCCCGGCGTGAGGATGTCGTAGTCGGCGAAGTGCAGCTGGAAGCTCGACACGCCCGGCAGCGTGCCGGCGGGAGCGCGGATCTCCGCCGGGTAGTTCGGCAGCGTCGCCAGGTCGTTGCCGTAGGCCGCGGCTTCCGAGGTGAACCGGTCCCCGGTGAGCTGCATGCCGTCACCGGAGTCCCCGGCGAACCGGATCACCACCCGGTTCATCTTCTGCGTCTGGATGTCCCGCCCCCCGGCCGCGGCGGCATCCGGCCCCGGCTGGTCCGAGGGCCGGTGCCCGTTCGTCGTCACCAATTGACCCGTTCCCTTTCACCGTGCCGGCAACGTCCGCGCACGCGGACGATCCCGAGGCCGACGATACAGCCCCTGGCGGCGTTCCTACCGCGAGTAGGGCGGGCCGATCAAGCTGCGCGACCGGTCCCCGCCCGCCGCACGTAGCGGACGCGGCACGGGCTTCGCGGCCATTTCGTGTGCGCCCCGGGAACGGGTCGCGGATTCGTGTCCAGCAGCTCGAACTCGAATTCCCGGAAGAGGTGGGCGAGCGCGATGGTCATCTCCAGATAGGCGAAATGCACACCGAGGCAGCGGTGCACCCCGCCACCGAAACCGACCAGGTACCTGGTGTCCTTGGGATTGTCCTGGAAACGTTCCGGCCGGAACCGGTCGGGCTCGGGATAGAGCCCGGGAAGCCGGTGGGTCACCGCCGGGGAGATCATCAGCATCGCACCCTCGGGAATCCTGTACCCGGCGTATTCGAAGGCCTCGGCCGCAGTTCTGGCCATCGTGAATGCCACCGGATGCAGGCGCTCGGTCTCGTGCAGTGCGTGGCCGAGGTACTTGAGCTTCCCGACGTCGGAGAGGGTGAGTTCGCCGAAGGAGCGTGAACCGAGCACGCCGTGCGTCTCCTCCAGCACTTTGCGCAACGCTTCGGGATTGCGCAGGAGGTCGATCACCGCCCAGCTGATGTGGCCGGTGGTCGTCTCGTGGCCCGCCCAGCTGAACAACAGGATCAGGTTGATCAGCACGCGGTCGGGCACGACCTCGCCGTCGTCGTAGCGGGCCTCGATGAGCGTCTGCAGGAAATCGCCCGGCTCCACGGGACTCCGGCGCCGCTGCCGGATCAGCTCGCCCATCAGCCGGTGCAGCTCGCGCTTGGCGAACCGGCTGCGGACCAGGTGCGGCAGCGGGAGCCAGCCGGCCATGACCGGATCCATCCCGGCGGAGAAACGGCGGAACTTCTCGAAGAACCCGTTCTCCAGCCGCGCGGAGAACTCCCGGCCGAGAAAAGCGCGCGCCGCGATCCGCATCACCAGCGGACCCATCGTGCGCACCAGGTCGAACTCGCCGGAATTCCCCAGAGCGCGGTCCAGTTCGCACACCTCGTCCACCATGGTGGCCACGTAGTTCTCCAGTTGCCTCCCCTGGAAGCGCGGGAGAACCAAGGCTCGCTGACGCCGGTATTCGTCGTCGCCCGCGAAGAAGTAGAACGCCGGGTCGAACATCCGGACGAAGAACGGATAGGCGGTCCTGATCGACAGGCGGCGGTCGGTCTCGGAGAAGAAGAATCGGTTGTGCTCCGGCCCGATGAACATGTGGGCGGTCCACCCCGGAATGCGGACCGAGAACGCCTCGCCGCATTCGGCGTAACCGCGTTCGGCCATCGCGACCGGATTCCTGATGAACTCCCCGGCATGGCCGACCAGCGGCCTCGCACCCGACAGCATCGGCGGAGAATCGTCAGGTGTGATGTCCGTCATAGCAGCGAGAGTAACAGCTGTTTACTGACCCCGTATACGCCGACCGAGTGATGTGCGCGCTCCCGCTATGTGAGACGGCGGGCACGGCCGGAGGAGGCCCGGCAGCCGCGGTGCCGGACCGCCCGGGGGGGTGCCGGAGACGCTGCCGCGTCTGTCCGCGCCTGTGCCTGCGGGTGATGGGCGGCAGCGGTCAGTGCAGCCGTGGCGGTGGGCTTCCTGTGGTTCCTGAGCCGTATTGGCGCCCGGCCGCCGCGCAGGCACGGCCGCGAACGCCGTCGCGGCCGTGGTTCCCGGCAGCCGGGTACGGAGGCGCGCGGCTGGTGCCAGGGCGGCCGGAGCCGCCGCCCCGGCACCGGCCTCAGCCGGCCAGACCGGCCGCCACCTGCCGCAGGATGCCGGTGTCGGACAGGAAGGCCAGATGGCTCACCCCCGGCACCTCGTTGTTCCGCGCACCCTCGACCGCGGTGCTGGTGTAGGGCACGATGACGCCGTCGGCGGGCGAGTACCACGTCGTGTACTCGACGTCGCCGGGCGTCTCGTCGCCGGAGTTGAGCCGCTCGACGAAGGCCGAGCCCGGCAGCATCTCCCGGCACGAGGGGTACGCCTGGCACAGGTTCGCCGTCCGGGTGCCGTGGTTGGCGCCGGCCAGCGACGTCCAGTGGCCGACCTCCTCCACACCACCCAGTTCCTTGATGTACCAGCGGCTGACCAGCCCGCCCATCGAGTGGTTGACGATGTCGACCTCGTCCGCACCGGTCTCGGCGAGCACCCGGTCGACGAACGCGGCGAGCTCGGCCGCGCTGCGCTCGTTGGACTGGTGGGAGTTGTACTCGAACGAGAACAGTTCCGCGTCGCCGTAGCCGGCCTCCCGGAACACGTCCCGCGCGGTGTTCCAGTTCCACGCCGCACCGCTGTAGCCGTGCACGAACACGACCGGTGTGCTCGCCCGGTCGTCCGCCGACGCCGCCGGGCCCGCGGTTGCCAGCGCCAGCGCCGCCAGCACCGCGCCGAGTGTCCTGCGCATTGAGCCTCCTTGCTCGGAATGTGGGAATCCCGGCAGTCTTGATCAGCCCGGCACTGCTCCACATCGGCGAAATCGCCGGTTCCTGCGGTCGCTTGTCCGGTGCGGGCCACCGCGACAGACTGTTGCGATGCCGCAGGACAACGCCGGGATCGCCGGCGCATCCCGCCTGCTCGCGCTGCGCGGCAGGGACCGCGAACTGCGGATGCTGGGTGAGCTGTTCGAACGGGCGCGCGCGGGCAGCGGGGGCGCACTGGTGCTCGCCGGAGGCACCGGCCTGGGCAAGACCGCGTTGCTGGACACGGCCCGGCGCGACGTCGCCGGTTTCGACGTGCGCGGTTTCCGCGCCGTGGAGCCGGAGTCGGCGGTACCGCTCGCCGGGCTGCGGCGGCTTTTCCCGGCCTGCGAGGCGGGACCCGACCGCGCCCACCGCGCGTTGGTCGGACTTTCCGGCGAGGCGCCGGTTCTGTGCTGGGTCGACGACGCGCACCACCTCGACCACACGTCGTTGGACGCACTGGCGTTCGCCGCGCGCCGGGCCGAGACCGCACCCCTGGTGCTGCTGTTCACCACCGGACTCGGACCCGGCGCCGCCACCGTCCCCGACGAGTTGGCCGATCTGCCGCTGCTGCGGCTCGAACCCCTCAGTCCGGCCGACAGCCTGCGCCTGCTCGACGACCGCGTCCCGTACGGGCTGCCGGAGGGGCTGGCCGACGAACTCGTGGTGCTCGCGTCCGGGAACCCGCTCGCCCTCACCGAGCTCGCCGACGAGCTGACACCCGAACAGCTCGGCGGCACCGAACCCTGCCCGACGGCACCACCGGCGCGCAGCCGGATCAGGACCGGGGTTGGCAGGTGTCTGCGGGGGCTGACCACGCAAGCACGGCTGCTGGCGCTTCTCCCGGCGGTCGACGAGGACCTCGACCTGAGCACGCTCATGCGCGCCGCCGCGCGCGTCGCGCCGAGCGCGCTCGACGAGGCCGAGGCGTCCGGTCTGCTGGTCGTCGACGGCGACCGGGTGCGCGCTCCCGACGAGCTGACCAGCAGCGTCCTCCGCGCCGAGGCGCCACCGTCGCTGCGCCGGGACGCCCACCTGCTGCTGAGCGAGGTGCTCGACGCGCGGCAGCACCGCGCCCGGTGGCTGTGGCACCGCGCCACCGTGACGCGGTGGACGCCGGGGAGCGTCGCCGACGCCCTCGGCGACGCCGCCGAGGAAGCCGGGCAGGCGGGCGACTTCTCGGTGTCGGCGCGGACCTACGAGCGCGCCGCGCGGCTCTCCGGCGACGCCGAGACCAGGGCGCTGCGGTTGGTCATGGCGGGCCGCGACTCGTGGCTGGCGGGCAGGAGGACGCACTCGCGTGCGCTGCTGCGGCAGGCCGCGCCGCTGATCCGCTCGCGCAGGCTGCGCGGGATGACCCAGCTGCTGCGGGGCGCGATCGAGCTGGCCGAGGGGGTGCCCGCCATCGCCGACCGGAACCTGACCGGCGCGGCGGAGGAGCTCGCCGGCACCGATCGCCGGCTCGCGCTCACCGCGCTCATGCTCGCCGGTGAGGCCGACTTCGCCGCCGGGGACTTCCGCGCCTACCACGCCAACGCCAGGCGCGCCGAGGAACTGCGCACGCCCGCCGACGGGCCGCGGGTGCGGCTCATGCTCGACCACTTCGCGGGCCTTGCCGCGACTTTCCGCGGTGAGCACGGGACCGCGGTTCCCGCGCTGCGGCGCGTGGTGCGGCTGGCCGAGGCGGTGGACGACACAGCGTCGAGCATCTGGGCGAGCCAGGCGGCGTTCGTGCTGGGCGACGCCGAGGTCTCGCTGCGGATGGCCACCAGGGCGCTCAGCTCGTCACGAGAACAGCCCGTCGCTCTGCTGGCTCCGTGGGCGGGCGTGTACCAGTCCTTGGCCGCGCTGATGCTCGATCGGTACGCCGCCGCGGAGGCCAGCGCGCTGGAGGGGCTGCGGATGGCCCGCGCGCTCGGTCAGCGCAACTTCGCGATCAGCCACCTCAGCATCCTCACGCTCGTCGCGGCCCTGCAGGGCGACCGGCACACCGCCCGGCTGCGGCTCGAGGCGACCTCCGAGGAGATCGCCGCGCGCGGCCTGGGCCGCACCGGTGCGCTGAGCTCGTGGGCCATCGCCTGCGCCGAGCTGGCGCACGGCAGGCACACCGACGCCCTCGCCAGCCGCCGCGACCGCGGGCCTGGACGCGCTCACCCCGAAGCAGGCCAAGATCGCCCGGCTCGTCGCCGAGGGCGCCACCAACCGGGAGATCGCCGACCGCCTGTTCATCAGCCGGCGCACCGTCGACCACCACCTGCGCAACATCTTCGCCACGCTCGGCATAAGGTCGCGGGTCCAGCTCAGCAGGCTGCTGCCCTGACCGCTGCGGCCGGCGTCGGCGCATGGACGATGCATTTCCTTTGTGCCGGTTTTTGAGTTCTTTTACTTTTCCGGCCGCATGCCCGAAAATCGCGCCGAAACGTTACTGAGAGGTGACTGCCCGACCGGAAGCCCGGTCCTACCCTGGAAGAATGTATGTGGTATTGCTGCATCACACCGTGCCGGCAGAAGACATCAACCTCATACTCCCCGACCACTTCGAATGGATAAACCGGCATTACCGGGCAGGCGACTTCCTGATCGAGGGCCGCTGCGCGCCGGGAGCCGACTCCGTCATCATCGCCGCGGGCATGAAGCGGGGCAGGCTGGACGCCATCCTGGCCACCGACCCCTTCGTGCTGCGCCACATGGTCAAGCCCGAGGTGATCGAGTTCAGGGCGCTGCACACGGTGCCCGAGCTCGTCCACTACGCCGACCGGCTCGACAGCGGCGTCAGCGGCGGATAACCGCTGCGGGTTCCGGTGCGCCGGGGACAGCCGGAAAAGGCGTTCCCGGCGACGGGAACCAAAAGCGGCAGTTCGCCCTCGGCGACCGGATCCGGACCATTCTGGGCGGTCCGGCCGACAACACCCGCGCGGTTGCGAAAAGGGTCGCGCGGCCGATTTCGGGCACCCATTTCCTCGGTTCCGGACCGAGTTCGTTCAGCATTCCGCGCGATGCCGCCGACCTGGGCGGCGCCGGTCGGCGGTATTGCGCGCCAACCGTCTGCGCCCGCATGCTGACCGCGCTCCCGGAAGGAGATCTCCATGCCCGCCGCGCCGTCGCCTCGTCCGCACTCGCACCCCTTCGTCCCGTACCGGCCGGAGCGGGTGCCGGTGGACGAGGGGCTGCGGCGCGGGCAGGCCCTGCACGACCTGCTCGCACGGCGGCGCAGCGTCCGCTTCTTCAGCCCCGACCCGGTACCCGCAGCGGCCATCGAACTCGCGGTGCGCACCGCCAACACCGCTCCCAGCGGCGCGCACCAGCAGCCGTGGACGTTCGTCGCGGTGCGGGACCCGGAGACCAGGCACCGCATCCGGCTCGCCGCCGAAGCCGAGGAACGCGCCTTCTACGGCCGCGACGACCTCCAGGAGTGGCACGGCGCGCTGGCGCGCCTGGAGACGGGCGCCGACAAGGACTACCTCGACGTCGTGCCGTGGATCGTGGTGGTGTTCGCGCAGAAGTACTCCACCGACGAGACCGGCCGCAGGCGAAAGCACTACTACGTCAACGAAAGCGTCGGCATCGCCTGCGGGATGTTCATCAGCTCGCTGCACGCGATGGGCCTGGCCACGCTGACCCACACGCCCAACCCGATGGGCTTCCTCAACGACATCCTCGGCCGTCCCCGCGGCGAACGCCCGTACATCCTGTTCCCGGTCGGCTACCCCGCCGCCGACTGCGAGGTGCCCGACCTCGCGCGCAAGCCGCTGGAGCAGGCGCTGGTGCACCACCCGTGACCGGCTCCGCCGCCCCGCGCGGCCGGTATCCTCGAACACTGGTCAGGACGGCGGAGAGGGTGGCGCGGTGCCAGTCACGGACGAGGCGATCGAGAAGATCAAATCCATGATCGTCACCGGTGAGCTCGGCCCCGGGGACAAGCTGCCCAAGGAGGCCGACCTCGCCGAACGGCTGGGCCTGTCCCGCAACTCGCTGCGGGAGGCGGTGAAGGCGCTGTCGCTGATCCACGTGCTCGACGTGCGCCAGGGCGACGGCACCTACGTGACGACCTTGGAGCCGAACCTGCTGCTGGACGCGCTGGCGTTCATGGTGGACTTCCACCAGGACGACAGCGTGCTGGAGTTCTTCGAGGTCCGCCGGATCCTCGAACCCGCCGCGACCGCGATGGCCGCCACCGCGATGAGCGACGAGGACATCGCGGGGCTGCGCGCCGTGCTGGACGAGCTGGGCGAGGACCCCTCGGTGGAGGTGCTGGTCGCCAACGACCTGGAGTTCCACCGGCGGATCGCGGCGGGCTCGGGCAACACCGTGCTGTGCTCGCTGATCGAGGGGCTCTCCGGTTCGACCGCGCGGGCGCGCATCTGGCGGGGGCTCACCCAGGAGGGGGCGGTCCGCCGCACCCGCGAGCAGCACGCCGCGATCTGCGACGCGATCGAGTCGCGTCAGCCCGACGTCGCGCGGGCGTGGGCGACGGTGCAC is a window of Saccharopolyspora erythraea NRRL 2338 DNA encoding:
- a CDS encoding LLM class flavin-dependent oxidoreductase; protein product: MVRPFERPEVLFGGFVPSAVDRVGRWGDGFLGAGPLEYAERTFRLAEASWREHGRPGRPRLVGQVNAAIGPDQVVEQARTAITTYYGQSYFADPTASTPAGIRAAISSSATSAPRRWSCTAGPPTSARSTGWPTSSPERKARAPGNASPGPARSATQIVQVSRPVSSPWRLGGLLCAASASCARARSS
- a CDS encoding 2-oxoacid:ferredoxin oxidoreductase subunit beta → MTTTDLGFPALGGLAGVPVSEEKQSAKDYKSDQEVRWCPGCGDYIVLNAVQSFMPTLGLKRENIVFVSGIGCSSRFPYYMNTYGMHSIHGRAPAIATGLATARPDLSVWVVTGDGDALSIGGNHLIHALRRNVNLKILLFNNRIYGLTKGQYSPTSEVGKVTKSTPAGSLDHPFNPVSLALGAEASFVARTVDSDRAHVTETLRAAAEHRGSALVEIYQNCPIFNDGAFDVLKDNDEKQRRIIPLKHGEPIVFGPQDERLAVVRDGGGDFRVAKFSEVDESDVVVHDAEREDPSQAFALSRLGAQDLDPTVTGVFRSVQRATYDDLARAQLAEAAHSNPPNLQGLLTGRDTWTI
- a CDS encoding 2-oxoacid:acceptor oxidoreductase subunit alpha, whose protein sequence is MVTTNGHRPSDQPGPDAAAAGGRDIQTQKMNRVVIRFAGDSGDGMQLTGDRFTSEAAAYGNDLATLPNYPAEIRAPAGTLPGVSSFQLHFADYDILTPGDRPDVLVAMNPAALKANIGDLPHGGILIVNTDEFNKRNLTKVGYETDPLETEALSPYTVHKVPMAELTRGAVEPTGLSRKDAERAKNMFALGLLSWMYHRPTEGTERYLREKFAKKPQIAEANVLAFRAGWNYGETTEAFAVTYEVAPATLPKGTYRQITGNTALAYGLVAAGQRSGLPVFLGSYPITPASDVLHEMAKHKNFGVTTFQAEDEIAGVGAALGASFGGALGVTTTSGPGLALKSETIGLAVTMELPLLICDIQRGGPSTGLPTKTEQADLLQALYGRNGESPVPVIAPRSPADCFDAALDAARIALTYRTPVLLLSDGAIANGSEPWLVPEVAELPDLSVRFATGPNSPDGQEFWPYVRDPETLARDWAVPGTPGAEHRIGGLEKADGPGHISYDPDNHDKMVRLRQAKVDGVEVPDLEVDDPSGEARVLALGWGSSYGPIGAACRRVRGAGMPIAQAHLRHLNPMPGNLGEVLRRYDRVIVPEMNLGQLAMLLRSRYLVDVISHTKVAGLPFRAEELQNVLTDVVQGVSA
- a CDS encoding cytochrome P450, whose amino-acid sequence is MTDITPDDSPPMLSGARPLVGHAGEFIRNPVAMAERGYAECGEAFSVRIPGWTAHMFIGPEHNRFFFSETDRRLSIRTAYPFFVRMFDPAFYFFAGDDEYRRQRALVLPRFQGRQLENYVATMVDEVCELDRALGNSGEFDLVRTMGPLVMRIAARAFLGREFSARLENGFFEKFRRFSAGMDPVMAGWLPLPHLVRSRFAKRELHRLMGELIRQRRRSPVEPGDFLQTLIEARYDDGEVVPDRVLINLILLFSWAGHETTTGHISWAVIDLLRNPEALRKVLEETHGVLGSRSFGELTLSDVGKLKYLGHALHETERLHPVAFTMARTAAEAFEYAGYRIPEGAMLMISPAVTHRLPGLYPEPDRFRPERFQDNPKDTRYLVGFGGGVHRCLGVHFAYLEMTIALAHLFREFEFELLDTNPRPVPGAHTKWPRSPCRVRYVRRAGTGRAA
- a CDS encoding esterase/lipase family protein, coding for MRRTLGAVLAALALATAGPAASADDRASTPVVFVHGYSGAAWNWNTARDVFREAGYGDAELFSFEYNSHQSNERSAAELAAFVDRVLAETGADEVDIVNHSMGGLVSRWYIKELGGVEEVGHWTSLAGANHGTRTANLCQAYPSCREMLPGSAFVERLNSGDETPGDVEYTTWYSPADGVIVPYTSTAVEGARNNEVPGVSHLAFLSDTGILRQVAAGLAG
- a CDS encoding AAA family ATPase, giving the protein MPQDNAGIAGASRLLALRGRDRELRMLGELFERARAGSGGALVLAGGTGLGKTALLDTARRDVAGFDVRGFRAVEPESAVPLAGLRRLFPACEAGPDRAHRALVGLSGEAPVLCWVDDAHHLDHTSLDALAFAARRAETAPLVLLFTTGLGPGAATVPDELADLPLLRLEPLSPADSLRLLDDRVPYGLPEGLADELVVLASGNPLALTELADELTPEQLGGTEPCPTAPPARSRIRTGVGRCLRGLTTQARLLALLPAVDEDLDLSTLMRAAARVAPSALDEAEASGLLVVDGDRVRAPDELTSSVLRAEAPPSLRRDAHLLLSEVLDARQHRARWLWHRATVTRWTPGSVADALGDAAEEAGQAGDFSVSARTYERAARLSGDAETRALRLVMAGRDSWLAGRRTHSRALLRQAAPLIRSRRLRGMTQLLRGAIELAEGVPAIADRNLTGAAEELAGTDRRLALTALMLAGEADFAAGDFRAYHANARRAEELRTPADGPRVRLMLDHFAGLAATFRGEHGTAVPALRRVVRLAEAVDDTASSIWASQAAFVLGDAEVSLRMATRALSSSREQPVALLAPWAGVYQSLAALMLDRYAAAEASALEGLRMARALGQRNFAISHLSILTLVAALQGDRHTARLRLEATSEEIAARGLGRTGALSSWAIACAELAHGRHTDALASRRDRGPGRAHPEAGQDRPARRRGRHQPGDRRPPVHQPAHRRPPPAQHLRHARHKVAGPAQQAAALTAAAGVGAWTMHFLCAGF
- a CDS encoding YciI family protein, with protein sequence MYVVLLHHTVPAEDINLILPDHFEWINRHYRAGDFLIEGRCAPGADSVIIAAGMKRGRLDAILATDPFVLRHMVKPEVIEFRALHTVPELVHYADRLDSGVSGG
- a CDS encoding nitroreductase family protein, with amino-acid sequence MPAAPSPRPHSHPFVPYRPERVPVDEGLRRGQALHDLLARRRSVRFFSPDPVPAAAIELAVRTANTAPSGAHQQPWTFVAVRDPETRHRIRLAAEAEERAFYGRDDLQEWHGALARLETGADKDYLDVVPWIVVVFAQKYSTDETGRRRKHYYVNESVGIACGMFISSLHAMGLATLTHTPNPMGFLNDILGRPRGERPYILFPVGYPAADCEVPDLARKPLEQALVHHP
- a CDS encoding FadR/GntR family transcriptional regulator, coding for MPVTDEAIEKIKSMIVTGELGPGDKLPKEADLAERLGLSRNSLREAVKALSLIHVLDVRQGDGTYVTTLEPNLLLDALAFMVDFHQDDSVLEFFEVRRILEPAATAMAATAMSDEDIAGLRAVLDELGEDPSVEVLVANDLEFHRRIAAGSGNTVLCSLIEGLSGSTARARIWRGLTQEGAVRRTREQHAAICDAIESRQPDVARAWATVHVAGVEEWLRSALGVPRSSS